ggaagctACCTCAtctggactatctaactcataggtatagtacgccaccactcataggcggcttctcgaagctggaaagtagtgaaggaaaccccgatCGATCCATATATACCCATGATACggaggatacggtagcactcatctagaaatcctagagcattatttgatgctagaccactaaatacggGAGGATTGtatttcttgaacctctcaagcctccgctgctcatcctcggaagccgttACCTTtcctcgggctgatctgggactgcaggttgtacaagaataatctctgggacctgatcaacatacACTCGCTACTCAGGAGTACGGGcgacgggagtctgtgctcctcccctggcctgagatgtagctacagcaaggggaagcaaccctgcctgagctagagtggtgtacatgctcatgaactgtgtaAGAGTCTCCTAGAGAGCTAGAGTTGTAATAGCAATAGGTGTATCAGGTCCctagactccggctggaactacaGGTggcacctcggtggcagctcacgCTGGTGCTCTAGCTACACTACgtgcgcgtcctcagcctctaccccggccccgacctttGACGGCTCCAGTagagggtgcgggtgcctgatcatctctggtagcacgtgtcctcacatctgtgagagaatagaagacagaagtttagaatggtgatatcaaaaAAATCTCGCAcaataaggaaatcaaatgatgtggaattttcctaacaattacatagcctcttgtagataagtacagacgtcttcgtactgatccgcgagactctaataaaccagcttgtaatttatgactcctatgaacctagaactctgataccaacttgtcacgacccaagttctccctccgtgaactgtcgtgacggcacctagtctctacgactaggtaagcctaacaattgctaaaaaaggaacaaaatgcGAAAAAACTAGTAAAAACTGAAGATAAGCAAATATAGAAGCGTTTAAGATAccgctcggcatatactaatacaagatctcaaaaattggacaacttcccaaaacccagaatctcatgaaatcacaagctaaggatactacatagtgcgcTAACTCCAAAATGTCTAAAACAAAGTAATACAAAATGGCACtaactacaagatagaatggagaggaactcctcggtctgcggacacggcatATATACCTCGGAGTTTCTGAAGGATCGCAtctcctcaaggatggtagggctgaactgaagaacctggatctgcacatgaaaaacatgcacaaaaagggcatgagtacaccacagcggtactcagtaagtgccaagcctaacctcgatcgagtagtgacgagaaatGTCAGGTCCCTACTAATTATAGCTAAAAAATGAGGTAAAACAGTATATAAtctgacaatataattaaatactAACAGTATGAAGTAGtagaggataataagaataacaacaataCAGCAGAGAGAAATTTCAGATAAGAACGTAACTCCAATCAGagatagcaaccggggatctcctaggataccgtcctgtagtccccaaatgtaaatatccggTGGATCTtccgggtgtcgtcccgtagtccaactcatagtgcgcggggatctaccagaatcccgatccgtaatcccaaatgtaaatacccagtattggggAAATCTATCAGTTGCAgtccgtagttccaatataaatgtgcagggggatctaccagaatacaaatccgtagtcccaaagtaaacatgcagggggatctccatGGATTCCGTctgtaatcccaaagtaaatacacagcagcaacacgaagaatattcagttcaaatccaaatttcatactaaggtaaaacatgtattctaacctagcatgttgcacaaagttcaaataaagcaatttgagcaagtaaagcaattaagtcaattagacatgtttccttaagttaaaagtaggcttaaattgcaagtattATAAATAGGAAAGAAAACACAATTACAGTTACTTAataaaaataggattttcaacaattagcacatgtacgcactcgtcacctcacgtacaaggcatttcatataccaacaataccaaatcctaaggggagttcccccacacaaggttaggcaactcacttacctcgaaccagctaaaaaatcaacccgaaatcacgctcttgccacgggtactcaactccaaatggcccaattCTATTCAAATCAACTGCATaaagtaaatataacttcaagtaactgatttcactaattaattcgaagctaacacgcgaaattaagaaaaattCCCTAAAAGCCCCCGGGGCCCACATCTttgaatcgggtaaaagttacggattataagtcctcattcactcacgagtctaaccataccaaaattatccaaatctgatatcaaatccccaatcaaaattcGAAAATTACGTCTAGgaactttttaaaacatttccccaatttcttatcccaaattcgaaattaaatgatgaattcatgtttagattaatgggttataagcaaaaaagGAGTTAAAAATCATTACTCGCAAATTCcctccgaaaatctctccaaaattcgTCTCTTACCGAGCTctcaattcaattttgtgatatgaactcaagaccctcgattttgaactttatgTTCTGCCCAAGCGCGTCCTTAATCGCTATCGCGAAAACTCCCACGAGATCATGAAGAGCAACTTCACTGGCCCCCAAATTAACCGcgatcacccaacgaagctaacagatTCAACTTCTGCAAATACTACGCGTTCGCATTCCCtttcccgcgatcgcatagaacaaaaatcCCCTCTGCCTTATCTAAGCCTTCGCGATCGAGAGCCTCCTCACGCGATTGTGATGAAGAAAAGTCTGCAATAAATACCAGCAAAAATCTTATCCTTCTCCAAGttcaaaaatggtccgttgagcatctgaaacacacccgagacctcaaccaaacatgccaaccaatcctaaaacatcattcaaacttgttccaaccttcggaacactcaaaataacatcaaaacactaatttaacatcggattcaagcctaagaactccaacaactttcaaattacgctttcgatcaaaaagtctatcaaacctcgtccgaataacctgaaattttgcaagtacgtcacattcaacactacggagctactccaacttccggaattccattccgaccccgatatcaaaatctcaccatcgaaccggaaacttaaaaaaattcaactttcggcatttcaagcctaaataagctacggacctccaaaatacaatccgaacacgcccttaatcccgaaatcacccaacgaagctaacagaatTGACAGAATCCCATATCAatgtcgtcttcacactgctctgactacggtccaaattctaaagcttaagctctcttttagggactaagtgtcccaaaacactccgaaactcaaaaccaaatattccggcaaatcaaattagcagaaaCAGATATGGGAAAAACAGGTAATAGGGAAtcaaggcgttaattcttaaaacgttcggtcgggtcgttacactctaATTGTCACAAAATACATGTGTCTTCTTTTAAGCCAGCCCAAGATAACTTATCAAGCCTTGTAGCCATATAGCCTCTTTCGCTGCTTCTGTAATTGTCATTTACCAAACTCTATGGTAGACAAAGCAACAACAGACTGCAACGTTGCTTTGCAATTGATGATACTACCAGAAAGAGTAAAAACATACCCTTTCAGAGATCTTCTCTTATCCGACCcctgcataatctgaaccgacaTAGTCAACAATGAATTCACTCGCTTATCTTTGTAAAAAGTCAAGCCTACATCTGTAGTACCTTCAGTATCTCAAGATTCACTTCATTGCTCTTTCCCAAGATACATCATGTATCTACTCATAATTTAAAACCAACATAAAAAGTACTATAAGTTGCAATTCTTCTCATGTTAATATGATGAAAAAATGTATTTTAAATTATGGGTCAAATTTTACATAATTTGAATCTCGATAAAGCGAAAAGATTCAAAGAAACTGAAACCGAGTGAGTAATATACTCGAGTGTAATCAAAACTAGCAATAGAGTTTATTAGTTAGAAATTTTGAAAATCGGGGCCTATATTGCGTTTCTCCGTAAGTGATTTTGTTTCGTGATTTGTTGGTAGATCTCTACTTAATTCCTCTACTCATCCTTGTTTTCTGGTTTGATTTTAGGAAGTAAGGTAATAAGCCTATTAAAGTAATTACTTGTGATTGATTTTTTGGGGATGGACAAATTTAGGATCACAATAACACTTATCCTTATATGTGTAATTGAGCATGATCAGAGAGTTCCACGTTTGGGGTGGAAATAAAGCAACTCTCAGAGTTAAGCCATCAGTTTATCCGAATTGTCTCTATTACTTTGCTAGTATGCCAGAAGATTCAATATGGCAATGGAGATTCGACGATCACCTTTCAGCCATGAAAACCAGTCAAATACAACCGTTCATAGTTACCCGATTTTACTAGTTCTGTTCCGGTGTGAGCTTTAAAAAGAGAGTCGAAGCGTCAAATTGCATTAAAGTTGTATATATGTATCAAAGTTATATTATAATTATgtgaaatttgtatttaagttgtatgttattgtagttgtatttatttttgtatGAATATTGTATGAAGTATGAACATTGTATCTAtgtattaaaattttattaaaattgtattatagttgtatgaaaactatatttaagttgtatgctaatgtagttatattttttttgtatgaaTGTGGTATAAAAATTGTAAATAAGTCTCCTTTTtttggggtgaaaagaaaaaATCTTATTAATCACCATCTTATTAATCAAAATGTCATGCATATTTTGGAGAAATGACATTCAAAGAACAAACGTTTCACCGATTTTATGTTGTATCCACATAGCAGGCACAGGTTGTCCTGACTAATCCCAGCCCCAGCCTGAATAATTAATGTTGTATATTGCATGAATAATATAGCAATTACTACCATGGCTAGTTCTTTGTATTTTGAACTTCCTTGAATTTCCTGCTTTAATTTAAATTCTGCATTTCATTggccaaaaaaaataatattgtaCTCAAATTAAAAACAAGATGACAAAAACAtaatgtttctttttctttttctgacaCAATTCATGCAATTACATTGTTGAGCAATCAACTTCACATGTTTAGTAACATGAGCTCGAATTACTATTAAAAGTCATGGACTTAAGATAACTTAAAAAATCCTAGAATAAATTGATTATTGTATAATTAAGAAAATAATCTGATAGAGAACCTATTGTGGAACTTATTTTCTTTCCTATCCTAATGGTCTTCATGCCTTCACTCTAGAGGGCTTTGAACAAGATTAGCCAAAGTTGTCATGGCATGTGATTGGCCTGAAATTATTCCTGTAGTCGAAGGGTTTTGTCCCAACACAATACAATAACCATCATCATAATTCTCCATTCCTTGTGCCATTAGTTGCCATACTAAGCTTCCTGCCATGGTTCCCCCTTCTTTTGCCAAATTGTAGATATTTCTATATACACTACTCATGAATGTATCTCTTGAACTAAGGTTGTATCCTTGATCCCTGCTAGACTTGCCAAATTCAGATAGTACTAGAGGCTTCTTCAATATAGTTCTTGCATCTTCCCAGTGGCTTGTCACCCACCTTTGCATCCATGCTAATTGTGCTTCATCATTTTGTCCAGATACCCTATAAATGTAAAACTTAAAGTTTTTGTACTGATAGTGTAAATAATACATATTTGCATAATCAAACCATTAATAAGGTAAAGATGTTAATATACCATTGGTCAGTGTATGCATGGATAGTGGCAAAATCAATCTCATTGATAAGATGATTACTAATAAAATCTGTTCCGACTTGATAACTAGGATTAACTTGCTTCCTTTCAGGAACTGAATCACCATAGAATCCCTCCATTCCTACCTCCAACAAGTGTTTATTGTCTAGTGACTTCACAAAACTTGCCATTTCTTGAACCCAAGCCTGGAGTGATATCAGTTAAAGAAGTCAACATTTTACAAATAAAATGTTATATCATTGATATTTCTAAAATTCAATTAGTTTGGAAATGAATTAAAGGGCATTACTTGATGCTTACATTAATAGTTTTTCCAGAATAGTCAGCTTGGTCGCGTGGCTCATTGATGAGTTCCCATGCCATGATTGTTGGATCGTCTTTATAAGCAACTCTAGTAATCGTATTGAACCTTGTAACGATATTCTGTAGCAGTTTCACAAAGAACATAATTTTACATATTAACTACCATATACCAACTTATTTAATTGTaaataatactccctccggtccaaaataagtgattttttggcctttttttgtggtctaaaataagtgttttttccagattttaagaatgaattaattatttttttcctacattgtccttggagtaaatagtgttggaatatgtgttaggagtactgtttatgtgagatagtaaaggttaatatggtcaattccattactaattaatgctaaaaggtgaatttcttaatgtgtgaaaactccaaaaaattacttattttggaccggagggagtaatgaAGTATAGTTTAGGTAAAAGAAAAAGATTGCATGAATATCAAACAGTTGCTATTTAAGTGAAAAAGCTTCACGCGTTGTTATCCCATACCTTGATGTGGTTCTTGTAATAACTTTTAAGCATAGGATGAGTATAGAAATCATCGTCGCCATTAATTTGAGCCCCTGCATTTCGCGCCCACTGAGCATATTGAGCTTTTCCTCCAAAGTCGTTCCAGTTATTTACAAAGCTCAAGATTAAGCGAACACCATACTTTTTAGCTTCCGAGATCACAAAATCCAAACCCTAAATATataaatacacaataataacCCTAAAATTAGACACCATCATAATTGACACATTCATGCATATTGTTGCTTTGACTATTAAATGAGAAAGTATTTAATGAAAGATTTTAACTTATATTCATGACCCGgtgaaaaaaaaattatacaaCCAGTGCAATTTAACTAGTTAGTTatagtagggtgattactctatTTTTTTAGCCTAACATATCAGACTTGATATGTAAAATTACATGTCATCGTAAACAATTTAACCTCATAATCTAAAATTTCGTTTAGCGCGAACATTAATTTTTACCTGAAAAACTCGTTCATCGTAAACGCCAGGTGATATTTGTAATGCTCTGTCACCTCCGTCACTAAAAGCCCACGTGCGACAAACAGAAAGACCAGCTGCAGATGCATCTTTAAGAACCTCAGTGACTTTATACCTCTCACTAGGCTCAGCAGCAACATGCATCAACCAATAGGAGTTGAAACCATTGAACAGAAAAGGTAATCCATTGAGTTCAAAATGGGCACCCTTAACTGCTATAAATCCTGCATTAACATTTCTTGGAACCCTAGCTTCACATATGACAGCTAAGAACAAGAGCAAAAGCCCAGAGATACAGCTCGTTGTTGTATAAGACATTTTGTAGTTTAATTTCTATACTGAATGAGAGAGATGCGATATGCTAGAGGTCACCTATAGTTGGCTTTTTATAACGAGTTAAAGATAAGAAAATTTACTAAAAATAGCAAAACTTGCAGGAACTAAAAAACTTTCCTAGTGGATGGAAACTGAAATTTAGTAAGTTAACctgaaaatatattttatttattaaggGTATCATGGGATGTTGATAGAAGAGGAACGCAGTTATTTGGTTAAAGCAGAAAGACAAATCTGTTGAAAGAAATAGAAAGACAAATTATGGGGGAAAGAAAAacgataaagaaaaggaaaaggtcGAAGCTAGTGGTGCAATATGGGTGATGTATTGCCTCCATTGGTTGGTTTTAGTTTAAGGTTTGAACTAGATCTGATGATGAAATATATTATAGTATATGGAAACGTGTGGTCAAGTGATTGCACAATTGGGTTAGTACATTTACTTCCTTTTTTTTCCGATTAGGAAAAtttcctaattttttttttttttgcacaaTTGGGTCTatttgtttccaaatagaccatcGGCATCCTTCCAACCAAGAACTCCCtatcttgctcttggggtgactcgaactcacaatctCTTGGTTGGAAGTAGGAATTGCTTACCATCAAAGCAACTCTCTTATTTCTGTGAAAGCATTTCCACTTTTTCTAAAAGTCCACATCATTGGTAAAGTGGGTTTTGGTATGAGATTTTTATTATAGGTATTATATTAGAAACTTATTTATCTTTATTAATTAGATTTTAACTTA
This genomic stretch from Nicotiana sylvestris chromosome 9, ASM39365v2, whole genome shotgun sequence harbors:
- the LOC104213121 gene encoding mannan endo-1,4-beta-mannosidase 1 — its product is MSYTTTSCISGLLLLFLAVICEARVPRNVNAGFIAVKGAHFELNGLPFLFNGFNSYWLMHVAAEPSERYKVTEVLKDASAAGLSVCRTWAFSDGGDRALQISPGVYDERVFQGLDFVISEAKKYGVRLILSFVNNWNDFGGKAQYAQWARNAGAQINGDDDFYTHPMLKSYYKNHIKNIVTRFNTITRVAYKDDPTIMAWELINEPRDQADYSGKTINAWVQEMASFVKSLDNKHLLEVGMEGFYGDSVPERKQVNPSYQVGTDFISNHLINEIDFATIHAYTDQWVSGQNDEAQLAWMQRWVTSHWEDARTILKKPLVLSEFGKSSRDQGYNLSSRDTFMSSVYRNIYNLAKEGGTMAGSLVWQLMAQGMENYDDGYCIVLGQNPSTTGIISGQSHAMTTLANLVQSPLE